From Enterococcus mediterraneensis, the proteins below share one genomic window:
- the mfd gene encoding transcription-repair coupling factor → MNLVEAVSQTPLIKEWQQLIQQQTKRQLLTGLSGSAKTLAIVSTYRKFQKQIILVTPNLYYANQLTEDLRNIEEDVFLFPVDEVLSAEMAFSSPEARAERIETLNAVSQHKKGIYVIPVAGLRKLLPDPETWRQYQLTWQIGDELELEDLPQKLVSMGYERQSMIGKPGEFSVRGSIVDVYPITSEYPIRIELFDVEIDSMRYFDVETQRSVGNAEEVTVTPTTELVFSPADMEHGRQRLEEALQKRLAVTKEATDKAFLQDYFGQLLSSWQEGIPGENANYYADLLFQKDHTIADYFLSDSLLFVDDYARIMDTNREIEREEAEWQTQRIEELRVFSDQHFGVEVYPFFKKEHFNASFFALFQKGMGNLRFQAIHNFQYRPMQQFFSQLGLLKAEIDRWEKQQQTVVFVVADAERAQKMENDFRDHEIYAVQTASEKIISGRTQIIQGALQSGFELPQDRLVVVTEKEIFQKVKKKRARRQTISNAERLKSYNELKPGDFVVHANHGIGKFIGMQTLEVDGVHQDYLTILYQNEDKLFIPVTQLNLIQKYVASESKTPKINKLGGSEWSKTKRKVSSKIEDIADDLILLYAKRESEKGYAFAPDDAYQKEFEDAFPYTETDDQLRSTAEIKHDMEKAKPMDRLLVGDVGFGKTEVALRAAFKAIKESKQVAFLVPTTILAQQHYETMMDRFEGFPVNIGLLSRFRTKKQQNETIEQLRTGQVDIVVGTHRLLSQDVQFADLGLLVIDEEQRFGVKHKERLKQLRSQVDVLTLTATPIPRTLHMSMLGVRDLSVIETPPENRYPIQTYVMETNPGAIREAIMREMARGGQVFYLYNRVATIEQKVAEIQALVPDARIGFAHGQMTEIQLENTLFDFIEGQYDVLITTTIIETGVDIPNANTLFVENADYMGLSTLYQLRGRVGRSNRVAYAYFMYEPQKVLNEVSEKRLQAIKDFTELGSGFKIAMRDLSIRGAGNLLGAQQHGFIDAVGFDMYSQMLSEAVARKQGKNTQTEKTSVEIDLGIDAYLPGSYIEDERQKIEIYKRIRELETEEMLDEIQDDLLDRFGEYPDEVAHLLTVGQIKMDGDRALLESIRKIDQKIRFVLSKVGTKTYSVEQIFEALSATKLKAGMGVEKEKMQITLTLPKNMSEIVWLQEVQNFVKALRAEKYKTKK, encoded by the coding sequence GAATGGCAGCAGCTGATCCAGCAACAGACGAAGCGGCAGTTGCTGACCGGTTTGTCCGGTTCGGCAAAAACACTGGCGATCGTCAGTACTTATCGTAAATTTCAAAAACAGATCATTCTTGTCACTCCCAATCTGTATTATGCCAATCAATTGACGGAAGATCTGCGGAATATCGAAGAAGATGTTTTCCTGTTTCCGGTAGATGAAGTTTTATCTGCTGAAATGGCATTTTCTTCACCAGAAGCCCGGGCAGAACGCATCGAAACACTGAATGCGGTCAGTCAGCATAAAAAAGGAATCTATGTCATACCGGTAGCTGGTTTGCGCAAACTGCTGCCTGATCCTGAGACTTGGCGGCAATATCAACTTACTTGGCAAATAGGCGACGAATTAGAACTAGAAGACCTTCCGCAAAAATTAGTATCAATGGGGTACGAGCGGCAATCCATGATCGGCAAACCCGGAGAGTTCAGTGTCCGGGGCAGTATTGTCGATGTCTATCCTATTACTTCTGAATATCCGATCCGTATAGAATTGTTCGATGTAGAGATCGATTCTATGCGTTATTTTGATGTGGAAACGCAGCGGTCAGTGGGAAATGCAGAAGAAGTGACCGTAACGCCTACGACCGAACTGGTTTTTTCTCCGGCGGATATGGAACATGGGCGCCAACGTCTGGAAGAAGCGTTGCAAAAACGCTTGGCTGTTACAAAAGAAGCGACAGACAAAGCATTTTTGCAGGATTATTTTGGTCAGCTCCTATCTTCTTGGCAAGAAGGCATACCGGGAGAAAATGCAAACTATTATGCGGATCTCTTGTTCCAAAAAGATCATACCATCGCCGATTATTTCTTGTCGGACAGTTTGTTGTTTGTTGATGACTATGCCCGGATCATGGATACGAACCGTGAGATCGAACGAGAAGAAGCAGAATGGCAGACTCAAAGGATCGAAGAGCTGCGAGTCTTTTCAGATCAGCATTTTGGCGTGGAAGTCTATCCATTTTTCAAAAAAGAACACTTTAACGCCAGCTTTTTTGCCTTGTTCCAAAAAGGGATGGGAAATCTGCGCTTCCAAGCGATCCATAACTTTCAATATCGTCCGATGCAGCAGTTTTTCAGTCAATTAGGATTATTGAAAGCCGAGATCGATCGGTGGGAAAAACAGCAGCAGACAGTAGTTTTCGTTGTTGCTGACGCTGAACGGGCGCAAAAAATGGAAAATGATTTTCGCGACCATGAGATCTATGCGGTCCAAACCGCTTCGGAAAAAATCATTTCCGGGCGGACCCAGATCATTCAAGGTGCGCTGCAAAGCGGCTTTGAATTGCCTCAAGACCGATTAGTAGTCGTTACGGAAAAAGAGATCTTCCAAAAGGTCAAGAAAAAACGAGCACGGCGCCAAACGATCTCTAATGCGGAACGGCTGAAAAGCTACAATGAATTGAAACCGGGAGATTTTGTCGTCCATGCCAATCACGGGATCGGGAAATTTATCGGGATGCAGACGCTAGAAGTCGATGGTGTTCACCAAGATTATCTGACGATCTTGTATCAAAACGAAGACAAATTGTTTATTCCTGTGACCCAGCTTAATCTGATCCAAAAATATGTTGCTTCGGAATCGAAAACTCCTAAGATCAATAAATTAGGCGGCAGCGAATGGAGCAAGACCAAGCGGAAAGTCTCCAGTAAGATCGAAGACATCGCGGATGACCTGATCTTGCTTTATGCCAAACGGGAATCGGAAAAAGGCTATGCCTTTGCGCCGGATGACGCCTATCAAAAAGAATTTGAAGATGCTTTTCCTTATACAGAAACAGACGATCAACTGCGAAGTACAGCGGAGATCAAGCATGATATGGAAAAAGCCAAGCCGATGGATCGTTTGCTAGTAGGAGATGTGGGCTTCGGTAAGACGGAAGTGGCTCTGCGGGCGGCATTCAAAGCAATCAAAGAAAGCAAACAAGTGGCTTTCTTAGTACCGACTACGATCTTGGCGCAACAGCACTATGAAACAATGATGGATCGTTTTGAAGGATTTCCTGTAAATATCGGTCTATTGAGCCGTTTTCGGACAAAGAAACAGCAAAATGAAACCATTGAACAATTACGTACGGGACAAGTGGATATCGTAGTAGGTACGCATCGCTTGCTTTCTCAAGATGTACAATTTGCGGATCTGGGATTGTTGGTGATCGACGAAGAGCAGCGTTTTGGCGTGAAACATAAAGAACGCTTGAAACAACTGCGCTCGCAAGTAGATGTACTGACGTTGACGGCAACACCGATTCCTCGAACATTGCACATGTCTATGCTGGGGGTACGGGATCTGTCGGTTATCGAAACACCGCCGGAAAATCGTTATCCTATCCAGACATACGTGATGGAGACCAATCCAGGAGCGATCCGGGAAGCGATCATGCGGGAAATGGCTCGTGGCGGTCAGGTATTCTATCTTTACAATCGTGTAGCTACCATCGAACAAAAAGTCGCAGAGATCCAAGCATTGGTTCCGGATGCGCGCATCGGTTTTGCTCATGGACAGATGACTGAGATCCAGCTGGAAAACACATTGTTTGATTTTATCGAAGGACAATACGATGTGCTGATCACTACAACGATCATTGAAACCGGGGTAGATATCCCCAACGCCAATACACTATTTGTTGAAAACGCCGATTACATGGGCTTATCGACTCTTTATCAACTGCGGGGGCGTGTCGGTCGTTCCAATCGTGTGGCGTATGCGTATTTCATGTACGAGCCGCAAAAGGTTTTGAACGAAGTCAGTGAAAAGCGCCTGCAAGCCATCAAAGATTTTACCGAATTGGGATCCGGCTTTAAGATCGCGATGCGGGATCTATCCATTCGCGGTGCCGGTAATCTATTAGGAGCCCAACAGCATGGCTTTATCGATGCAGTCGGTTTCGACATGTATTCGCAAATGCTGTCTGAAGCGGTGGCACGCAAACAAGGCAAGAATACCCAGACAGAAAAAACTTCTGTGGAGATCGATCTGGGGATCGATGCCTATCTGCCGGGATCATATATCGAAGACGAACGGCAAAAAATCGAAATCTACAAACGGATCCGCGAATTGGAAACAGAAGAGATGCTGGACGAGATCCAAGACGACTTGCTGGATCGCTTTGGTGAGTATCCAGACGAAGTGGCACATCTGCTGACAGTCGGCCAGATCAAAATGGATGGAGATCGGGCATTACTAGAATCCATCCGCAAGATCGATCAGAAGATCCGTTTTGTTTTAAGCAAGGTCGGGACGAAGACCTACTCTGTGGAACAAATATTTGAAGCATTGAGTGCAACAAAATTAAAAGCGGGGATGGGTGTCGAAAAAGAAAAGATGCAGATCACATTGACATTGCCGAAAAATATGTCGGAGATCGTTTGGCTGCAAGAAGTCCAAAACTTCGTCAAAGCGCTGCGGGCGGAGAAATATAAAACGAAAAAATAA